The following is a genomic window from Bacteroidia bacterium.
GGCCTGGATATGCTACCGGTATGTCCGGGATCGGGAAGTCGCAGATGATCTGGTGCATGAGGGTTTTGTCAAAGTATTTCGCCGGATCGATTCCTTTAAAAATGAGGGCTCCTTTGAAGGTTGGGTAAAGCGGATTATGATCAATTGCTGCCTCGACCATTTAAGAAAAGGAAAACGACGACCGGATGAGATTTCTGTAGAAGGTGTAGCCGAACCGCAATCAGACGAGCACGACGCACTGGCAGACTTACAGGCCGAATATATTCTCGAAAAAATACAAGAATTGCCTACCATTCCCCGCACGGTTTTTAACCTTAATGTCATCGAGGGGTATCCGCACAAGGATATCGCACAGATGATGAAAATAAAGGAATCCACTTCACGGGCATATCTGACAGAAGCCAAACAATTGCTCAGGGAATCACTGAAAAAAGTAGTAAACCAAACCGAAAGGAGGTTGTATCATGGATAAGTGGGAAGATATAATCAAAGGAAAAGCGATGGCCGCCCGGGCCTATGAGCCTACGCCTTCCTGGGAAAAGATGTCGGGGATGCTTGACAAAGCGCTTCCGCAGGAGGGTAAAAAGGCCAAATATCTTTTTCCGATATTCTGGTTGATGGCGGGTTGTGTGGTCATAGGACTTATTGCAACCCTGACGTTGCTTTCTCCGGATCAGGCAGGCAGGGCAGTACAAGCAGCGTCTGTTCCTGCCCCTGGTTTGGCTCAAAGTCCGATGGTCATTGAAATACAGACAGAACCCTGTCCGGAGATTATATTGCAGGAAAAGTCCTTGCCTGAAAGAAAATTTTCCGGTATGGCAATGCCAAAATTGAACGAAAAACCGGAAGCGCCCACTTTTGACGCCCAACCACAATCTCTACAGACCGCTTCGACTTTTCAGACTTTGCCCAAAATTACCGGGTTGCAACCCGCTCCGGCAAACTTGCTTTCCGCGGTATCCGTTGAAAATACATTACCCGAACTTGCCACACTTCCCGGTAGCCGACCTGGCAGCGAAGT
Proteins encoded in this region:
- a CDS encoding RNA polymerase sigma factor; this encodes MEAKIICMNDEYMLEGCRKNDRNCQRQLYEKYFRPMAWICYRYVRDREVADDLVHEGFVKVFRRIDSFKNEGSFEGWVKRIMINCCLDHLRKGKRRPDEISVEGVAEPQSDEHDALADLQAEYILEKIQELPTIPRTVFNLNVIEGYPHKDIAQMMKIKESTSRAYLTEAKQLLRESLKKVVNQTERRLYHG